In Rothia mucilaginosa, one genomic interval encodes:
- a CDS encoding NAD(P)/FAD-dependent oxidoreductase, with translation MAFTKVAQDRPRVLIVGGGYVGFTVAKKIQKAIKETGGVVTIVEPNPYMTYQPFLPEVAAGSMEGRNATVPLRQHLRDTELIPGRVVSIDHANRTAVVEPTDNGEPFELKYDEIVLGAGAVTRAFPIPGLAEVAIGLKTIEEAVSVRNWVLDRIEVASMLSDAEERRRALTFVIVGGGFAGVETISELEDMARVAVERNERLSVSDLHFVMVEAAPRIMPEVPADRAEKVVAELRARGIEILLNTSLSDATDGNLQLINMADKSPAGEIKTDTLIWTAGVAASPMLKNTDFPIDERGRVRVSADLRVTGDDGVVEGAWAAGDNAAVPDLSGGGVGGFCVPNAQHASRQAVVLAKNLLAARRGEPLTDYYHETIGVVAGLGLWKGVANFKGKTIGGPLAWIMHRGYHGSAIPTTERTVRVMTTWALNQIFGRDTSSIRHQRSPRLAFQEATGTAPARQKAKL, from the coding sequence ATGGCATTCACTAAGGTGGCACAGGACCGTCCTCGCGTCCTGATCGTCGGTGGCGGCTACGTTGGCTTCACCGTTGCTAAGAAGATCCAGAAGGCTATCAAGGAGACCGGTGGCGTCGTCACCATCGTTGAGCCGAACCCCTACATGACTTACCAGCCCTTCCTCCCCGAGGTTGCAGCAGGTTCCATGGAAGGCCGTAACGCAACTGTGCCGCTGCGCCAGCACCTGCGCGACACCGAGCTGATCCCCGGCCGCGTTGTCTCCATCGACCACGCAAACCGCACCGCTGTTGTTGAGCCCACCGACAACGGTGAGCCCTTCGAGCTGAAGTACGACGAGATTGTTCTCGGCGCAGGCGCTGTGACCCGCGCGTTCCCGATTCCGGGTCTGGCAGAGGTCGCTATCGGTCTGAAGACCATTGAAGAGGCAGTCTCCGTTCGTAACTGGGTTCTGGACCGCATCGAGGTTGCATCCATGCTGTCCGACGCTGAAGAGCGCCGCCGCGCCCTGACCTTCGTCATCGTTGGTGGTGGCTTCGCTGGCGTTGAGACCATCTCCGAGCTCGAGGACATGGCACGCGTTGCTGTCGAGCGCAACGAGCGTCTCTCCGTTTCCGACCTGCACTTCGTCATGGTCGAGGCTGCACCGCGCATCATGCCCGAGGTCCCCGCAGACCGTGCAGAGAAGGTTGTTGCAGAGCTGCGTGCACGCGGCATCGAGATTCTGCTGAACACCTCCCTCTCCGACGCAACCGACGGCAACCTGCAGCTGATCAACATGGCTGACAAGTCCCCCGCAGGCGAGATCAAGACCGACACCCTGATCTGGACCGCAGGTGTGGCAGCATCCCCGATGCTGAAGAACACCGACTTCCCGATCGACGAGCGTGGCCGCGTTCGCGTGAGCGCAGACCTGCGCGTCACCGGCGATGACGGCGTGGTTGAGGGTGCATGGGCTGCAGGCGACAACGCAGCTGTTCCGGACCTCTCCGGCGGCGGCGTGGGTGGCTTCTGCGTTCCCAACGCTCAGCACGCTTCCCGCCAGGCTGTCGTTCTGGCTAAGAACCTGCTGGCTGCTCGCCGCGGCGAGCCCCTGACCGACTACTACCACGAGACCATCGGTGTTGTGGCAGGTCTGGGCCTGTGGAAGGGCGTTGCAAACTTCAAGGGCAAGACCATTGGCGGCCCGCTGGCATGGATCATGCACCGCGGCTACCACGGCTCTGCAATCCCCACCACCGAGCGTACCGTTCGCGTTATGACCACCTGGGCACTGAACCAGATCTTCGGCCGCGACACCTCCTCGATTCGCCACCAGCGCTCCCCGCGCCTGGCATTCCAGGAAGCAACCGGTACTGCACCGGCACGCCAGAAGGCAAAGCTCTAA
- a CDS encoding S8 family peptidase, translating into MFHSERRRGMPLTGWSFAPSFACASRVFGVRASVGSDRGATRRIPKVAALGASAALTLLPLWTPLAPAAWATDPTPSASASPSPKREVTATPSPSGTAVPKTSATPSQGASTTNGDDVRQREYWLNEYGITSLWSQATGKGVTVAVIDTGVDGTHPDLEGNVLRGYDASGVGSEDGWKGLGAEPMHGTEVASLIAGHGHDTRGYSAIAGQPGKPTGVIGVAPDAKILPISLNMGTTGGKSIDEQIPAAVRYAVDNGAQIINMSIGSNKTSWPQSWDEAFAYAEQKGVLIVAAAGNRGSGLTQVGAPATIPGVLTVGGIDRKKAVAEGSSTQGISIAVVAPSTDMIAAAPGNGYMIWSGSSAAAPLVTGVAALLKQKYPKESAAQLAQRLIASADDAGVTGRDPLYGYGIFNPQDAMALAAPTVTANPLGSISEWIAVHRKRQVSDPTPSDAAPVHEEGESIVKAAAPDARRPPEDRGWLPPVILAALVLWLTIITAGSVHRLHRMHVSAGQAARMAREMAHHPGTHHGKHRVSKGSQQGARKGTR; encoded by the coding sequence ATGTTCCATTCTGAGCGTCGGCGAGGTATGCCCCTGACCGGCTGGTCTTTTGCGCCGTCTTTCGCCTGTGCGTCTCGTGTATTTGGTGTGCGCGCCTCGGTTGGTTCTGACCGAGGCGCTACTCGCCGCATCCCTAAGGTTGCAGCTTTGGGCGCTAGTGCCGCGTTGACTCTTCTGCCGTTGTGGACCCCGCTGGCGCCTGCTGCCTGGGCGACGGACCCGACTCCTTCCGCTTCTGCGTCTCCGAGCCCTAAGAGGGAGGTGACGGCGACTCCTTCGCCGTCGGGTACTGCGGTTCCGAAGACTTCGGCGACTCCGAGTCAGGGCGCGTCAACCACGAATGGTGATGATGTTCGTCAGCGTGAGTATTGGCTGAATGAGTACGGTATTACGTCCTTGTGGTCGCAGGCTACGGGTAAGGGCGTGACGGTTGCTGTGATTGATACGGGCGTGGACGGTACCCACCCGGATCTTGAAGGTAATGTTCTGCGCGGTTATGACGCCTCGGGCGTTGGTAGCGAGGACGGCTGGAAGGGCCTGGGCGCTGAGCCGATGCACGGCACGGAGGTCGCTTCTCTGATTGCCGGTCACGGTCACGATACGCGGGGCTATTCTGCAATTGCAGGTCAGCCGGGTAAGCCGACCGGTGTGATTGGTGTAGCTCCCGATGCGAAGATTCTGCCGATTTCGCTGAATATGGGTACGACCGGCGGTAAGAGCATTGATGAGCAGATCCCGGCGGCGGTGCGTTACGCGGTCGATAATGGGGCTCAGATTATTAACATGTCGATTGGCTCGAATAAGACGAGCTGGCCGCAGAGCTGGGATGAGGCGTTTGCCTACGCTGAGCAGAAGGGCGTGCTGATTGTTGCGGCTGCGGGTAACCGCGGTAGCGGCTTGACGCAGGTTGGTGCTCCGGCGACGATTCCTGGCGTGTTGACGGTTGGTGGTATTGACCGGAAGAAGGCTGTTGCTGAGGGCTCGTCGACTCAGGGCATTTCGATTGCTGTGGTTGCTCCGAGTACGGATATGATTGCGGCTGCTCCGGGTAATGGGTACATGATTTGGTCTGGTTCTTCGGCTGCTGCGCCCTTGGTGACGGGTGTTGCGGCGTTGTTGAAGCAGAAGTATCCGAAGGAGTCTGCGGCTCAGTTGGCTCAGCGTTTGATTGCTTCGGCTGATGATGCTGGCGTGACGGGCCGTGACCCTTTGTATGGTTACGGTATTTTCAATCCGCAGGATGCAATGGCTTTGGCGGCGCCTACGGTGACGGCGAATCCGTTGGGTTCTATTTCTGAGTGGATTGCGGTGCATCGTAAGCGGCAGGTGAGCGATCCGACTCCTAGCGATGCTGCGCCGGTCCATGAGGAGGGTGAGAGCATTGTGAAGGCGGCGGCGCCGGATGCGCGTCGCCCTCCGGAGGATCGTGGCTGGTTGCCACCGGTGATTTTGGCGGCGCTGGTGTTGTGGCTGACGATTATTACGGCTGGTTCTGTGCATCGTTTGCACAGGATGCATGTGAGCGCGGGGCAGGCTGCGCGGATGGCTCGTGAGATGGCACATCATCCGGGTACTCATCACGGAAAGCACCGTGTTTCAAAGGGGTCGCAGCAGGGTGCTCGGAAGGGGACTCGTTAG
- a CDS encoding exopolyphosphatase, whose translation MRVGAIDCGTNSIRLLIADSTTEVVDGVEKTVLKDVVREMRIVRLGQGVDATGWLAQEALDRTFAAAREYAQLLKEHGADSVRFVATSATRDAGNRQVFVDGIREILGIEPEVISGDEEAALSFAGAVRAVGYGDGDTLVFDLGGGSTEFVLGDESGVKASRSVNIGCVRLTERHMLSAPATESQIARVEADTDEALEVARKTVPLQNARRVVAVAGTATTVAAAALGLDRYDSEAINAQSFSVETVQKTARWLASLNRTEREELGYMHPGRVDVIGAGATIYARILTRLNEMTDGAVDSVTVSEHDILDGIALSQL comes from the coding sequence GTGCGCGTTGGTGCGATTGACTGCGGTACGAACTCTATTCGCCTGCTGATTGCTGATTCCACTACTGAGGTGGTGGACGGGGTTGAGAAGACCGTTCTGAAGGACGTTGTGCGTGAGATGCGCATTGTGCGTCTGGGTCAGGGCGTGGACGCGACCGGCTGGCTGGCGCAGGAAGCGCTGGACCGTACTTTCGCTGCGGCGCGTGAGTACGCGCAGTTGCTGAAGGAGCACGGCGCTGATTCGGTGCGTTTCGTGGCGACCAGTGCGACTCGCGATGCGGGTAACCGCCAGGTGTTCGTGGACGGTATCCGCGAGATTTTGGGTATTGAGCCCGAGGTCATTAGCGGTGATGAGGAAGCTGCGCTGTCCTTCGCGGGTGCGGTGCGCGCTGTCGGCTACGGCGACGGCGACACCCTGGTGTTCGATCTGGGCGGCGGTTCGACTGAGTTCGTGCTCGGTGACGAGTCGGGTGTGAAGGCTTCCCGTAGCGTCAATATTGGTTGTGTGCGCTTGACTGAGCGTCACATGCTCAGCGCCCCGGCGACCGAGTCGCAGATTGCTCGTGTTGAGGCTGATACTGACGAGGCTCTCGAGGTGGCGCGTAAGACTGTGCCCCTGCAGAATGCGCGCCGCGTGGTTGCTGTGGCTGGTACCGCGACCACTGTGGCTGCCGCTGCGCTGGGTCTGGACCGCTATGATTCTGAGGCTATTAACGCTCAGAGCTTCTCGGTGGAGACCGTTCAGAAGACCGCCCGCTGGTTGGCTTCGCTGAACCGCACCGAGCGTGAGGAGCTTGGCTACATGCACCCCGGCCGGGTGGATGTGATTGGTGCCGGCGCGACGATTTACGCCCGCATCCTGACCCGTCTGAATGAGATGACTGATGGCGCCGTGGATTCGGTGACCGTCAGCGAGCACGACATTCTGGACGGTATCGCTCTGTCCCAGCTGTAG
- a CDS encoding DUF501 domain-containing protein — translation MSTENTIEELKARTPGGFGVTVETLTPTEQDIRVLSAQLGRKVRDVIEIPARCVCGNPLVAATAPRLSNGTPFPTVFYLAHPVITAAASRLEAGGLMYEMTDSLAEDADLAAQYAAAHENYLAERERIRLISGTEEVPEIDGISAGGMPTRVKCLHAVIGHTLSVGRGVNPMGDRGLDAIAEWWTPEVCSCDPAWREEA, via the coding sequence ATGAGCACCGAAAACACCATTGAAGAGCTGAAGGCACGCACCCCCGGCGGCTTCGGCGTAACTGTTGAAACCCTGACCCCCACCGAGCAGGACATCCGTGTTCTCTCGGCGCAGCTGGGCCGTAAGGTCCGCGACGTGATTGAGATCCCGGCACGTTGCGTGTGCGGTAACCCGCTCGTGGCTGCTACCGCGCCGCGCCTGAGCAACGGCACCCCCTTCCCGACCGTGTTCTACCTGGCGCATCCGGTGATTACCGCTGCGGCTTCCCGCCTGGAGGCGGGCGGCCTGATGTACGAGATGACCGACTCGCTCGCTGAGGATGCCGACCTGGCGGCACAGTACGCTGCCGCACACGAGAACTACCTGGCTGAGCGTGAACGCATCCGCCTGATCAGCGGCACCGAAGAGGTCCCGGAGATTGACGGTATCTCTGCCGGCGGTATGCCGACCCGCGTGAAGTGCCTGCACGCCGTTATCGGCCACACCCTGTCGGTGGGTCGCGGCGTGAACCCGATGGGTGACCGCGGCCTGGACGCTATCGCCGAGTGGTGGACCCCCGAGGTCTGCTCCTGCGACCCCGCGTGGCGTGAAGAAGCCTAA
- a CDS encoding septum formation initiator family protein produces MSQRANQQTRSHSKSSTEPAQGATSSNASRGAAKEARTSLLKKASALFFGVGLSERHPERERQAQARREERARRRAAAQQGREEGGYDAPVAAHMFSGRSFLTAVVVGVIALGTAYPVVTYFDQDREIKRINTHISQLQQENAQLKAEQTWWNDDNYVRQQARSRLYYVNPGDTPYVVTGITEDSTKADGTSANAKNAPEDAWTTKIWDSLEKN; encoded by the coding sequence ATGAGCCAGCGAGCAAACCAGCAGACCCGGTCGCACTCTAAGAGTTCCACCGAACCCGCTCAGGGCGCTACCTCCTCCAATGCGTCGCGTGGCGCCGCGAAGGAAGCTCGCACCTCCCTGTTAAAGAAGGCAAGCGCTCTTTTCTTTGGCGTGGGTTTGAGCGAGCGTCACCCTGAGCGTGAACGTCAGGCGCAGGCTCGCCGTGAGGAGCGTGCTCGCCGCCGCGCCGCAGCCCAGCAGGGCCGTGAAGAGGGCGGATACGACGCCCCCGTGGCGGCTCATATGTTCTCCGGTCGTAGCTTCCTGACCGCTGTTGTGGTGGGTGTGATTGCGCTCGGTACCGCATACCCGGTGGTCACCTACTTTGACCAGGACCGGGAAATCAAGCGAATCAACACGCACATTTCCCAGCTGCAGCAGGAGAACGCTCAGCTGAAGGCGGAGCAGACCTGGTGGAACGACGACAACTACGTTCGCCAGCAGGCACGTAGCCGCCTCTACTATGTGAACCCCGGCGACACCCCCTACGTGGTTACCGGCATTACCGAGGACTCCACGAAGGCTGACGGTACTTCTGCGAATGCGAAGAACGCCCCCGAGGACGCCTGGACCACGAAGATTTGGGATTCTCTCGAAAAGAACTAG
- a CDS encoding beta-1,6-N-acetylglucosaminyltransferase: MAVCYLILAHKYPEQFKKLVGHILASGGKCVAHIDKKANQEDFYVEGVSYVRERENVRWAGYSAVKATQKMLAQALKEYPEVTHYACITGQCYPVRPLREYADYLARPENLEHSWVSFYALAPGMRNYVLVQYREYKDFEALFPEGTLRDRVRKIYYKISRMFPRKNLPVQFYQGSAYWTISRSAALQVMDFLKTPKGREVTKIFRSAPMPDEMWMQSVLLNTPARENAEAWATDGQLAPGTKGSENHANHHYIDWSRGGAHPEVLTLKDLPVILESGKWFTRKVEPEASADLIKALDAIQAG; encoded by the coding sequence ATGGCAGTCTGCTATCTTATCCTTGCCCATAAGTATCCTGAGCAGTTCAAGAAACTGGTGGGACACATCTTGGCATCAGGCGGTAAGTGCGTCGCACACATCGATAAAAAAGCAAATCAGGAAGACTTCTACGTTGAGGGCGTATCTTACGTCCGTGAACGTGAAAACGTGCGTTGGGCAGGTTATTCTGCTGTCAAGGCAACTCAAAAAATGCTTGCCCAGGCCTTGAAGGAATATCCGGAGGTAACTCATTACGCATGCATTACAGGGCAGTGCTATCCCGTGCGTCCTCTCCGCGAATACGCTGATTATCTTGCCCGACCCGAAAATCTGGAGCACTCCTGGGTAAGCTTCTATGCGCTAGCCCCCGGAATGCGTAACTACGTTTTGGTGCAGTACCGAGAGTATAAAGATTTTGAGGCCCTATTTCCTGAGGGAACCCTACGTGACCGTGTACGTAAAATCTACTACAAGATTTCCCGTATGTTTCCGCGCAAGAATTTGCCTGTCCAGTTTTATCAGGGGTCGGCTTATTGGACGATTTCCCGCTCGGCCGCTCTTCAGGTGATGGACTTTTTGAAGACCCCGAAGGGTCGAGAGGTTACCAAAATCTTCCGCTCTGCCCCTATGCCTGATGAGATGTGGATGCAGAGCGTACTCCTCAATACGCCTGCTCGTGAGAATGCGGAGGCTTGGGCAACCGATGGCCAGCTGGCGCCGGGAACAAAGGGCTCTGAGAATCACGCAAACCACCACTACATTGATTGGAGTAGGGGAGGAGCTCACCCTGAGGTGCTCACTCTGAAAGATCTCCCCGTTATCTTAGAGTCGGGCAAGTGGTTTACTCGCAAGGTCGAGCCCGAGGCTTCTGCCGATCTCATCAAAGCCTTGGATGCTATTCAGGCTGGATAA